From one Lycium barbarum isolate Lr01 chromosome 6, ASM1917538v2, whole genome shotgun sequence genomic stretch:
- the LOC132644657 gene encoding protein DETOXIFICATION 43 has translation MAEGGNVACTERKWKIPLFVFFEDIRHVFKFDDLGMEILRIAFPAALALAADPIASLIDTAFIGHLGSVEIAAVGVSIAIFNQASKVTIFPLVNITTSFVAEEDTVRRISEKAAAIADLEKGKEDKNDNKVITDDTYDNEKMEKCASTNNETKESAPAPEFGTIACKSSDNQSKAKLKRVKRHIPSASTAILMGCILGLLQTIFLIFLAKPILSLMGVKSESPMLSPAKKYLTLRAIGAPAVLLSLAMQGVFRGFKDTRTPLFATVAGDLTNIILDPIFIFVFHWGVSGAAIAHVLSQYLISIILLCKLMTEVELLPPSAKDLQFSKFLKNGFWLLARVIAVTFCVTLAASLAARLGATRMAAFQVCLQIWLTSSLLADGLAVAGQAILASSFAEKDYQKAKAAGVRVLQMGFVLGFGLALVVAIGLYFGSGVFSKDKNVIRLITIAIPFVAGTQPINSVAFVLDGVNFGANDFAYSAYSMVLVGALTITSEFVLSKTNGYIGIWIALTIFMALRTFAGLWRMGTGTGPWRFLRVLPMLSEAKS, from the exons ATGGCTGAAGGTGGCAATGTAGCTTGTACTGAGAGAAAATGGAAGATACCACTCTTTGTTTTCTTTGAAGATATTAG GCATGTGTTCAAATTCGACGATCTTGGCATGGAAATCTTACGTATCGCGTTCCCTGCAGCACTAGCATTAGCTGCCGATCCCATTGCTTCTCTAATTGATACAGCATTCATCGGTCATTTAG GCTCGGTCGAAATTGCAGCAGTAGGAGTATCAATAGCCATTTTCAATCAAGCCTCTAAAGTCACAATATTCCCTTTAGTTAACATAACTACTTCATTTGTTGCTGAGGAAGACACAGTTAGAAGAATTAGCGAAAAAGCAGCAGCAATAGCTGATTTGGAGAAAGGTAAGGAGGACAAGAATGATAACAAAGTGATAACAGATGATACTTATGACAATGAGAAGATGGAAAAATGTGCATCCACCAATAACGAAACCAAAGAGTCCGCACCCGCACCAG AATTTGGGACAATAGCATGCAAGTCTTCGGATAATCAAAGTAAAGCCAAACTCAAACGTGTAAAGCGACATATTCCATCGGCTTCAACTGCAATTCTCATGGGCTGTATTCTTGGCCTTTTGCAAACGATCTTTCTAATATTTCTCGCGAAACCAATTTTGAGTTTAATGGGGGTGAAATCT GAATCTCCCATGCTTTCTCCAGCAAAGAAGTATTTGACCCTGAGGGCGATTGGTGCTCCTGCTGTCCTCCTTTCTTTGGCTATGCAAGGCGTTTTTCGCGGTTTCAAGGATACAAGAACTCCGTTATTCGCTACTG TTGCTGGAGATTTGACAAACATAATTTTGGACCCAATCTTTATTTTTGTTTTCCATTGGGGTGTTAGTGGTGCTGCCATTGCTCATGTTCTTTCTCa GTACTTGATATCAATTATTCTCCTGTGCAAACTGATGACGGAAGTTGAGTTGTTACCTCCTAGTGCGAAAGATCTGCAGTTCAGCAAATTTCTTAAGAATG GGTTTTGGTTACTAGCAAGGGTGATAGCTGTCACATTTTGTGTGACTTTGGCTGCATCATTGGCTGCACGGCTAGGCGCAACACGGATGGCTGCATTTCAAGTGTGCTTACAAATCTGGCTAACATCATCTCTACTTGCTGATGGATTGGCTGTAGCAGGACAG GCAATCCTTGCTAGTTCCTTTGCTGAGAAAGACTACCAGAAAGCAAAGGCTGCAGGAGTGCGAGTCTTACAG ATGGGATTTGTGTTGGGATTTGGACTTGCTTTGGTTGTTGCAATTGGTTTATATTTTGGATCAGGAGTCTTTTCAAAGGACAAAAATGTTATCCGCCTCATAACCATTGCCATCCCG TTTGTCGCTGGTACACAACCAATCAACTCAGTGGCGTTTGTGTTAGATGGTGTCAACTTTGGAGCAAATGATTTTGCATACTCAGCATATTCCATG GTTTTGGTTGGTGCACTAACAATAACCTCTGAGTTTGTCCTTTCCAAAACCAATGGTTACATCGGAATATGGATTGCTTTAACTATATTCATGGCCCTGCGTACATTTGCCGGTTTGTGGAG GATGGGGACAGGAACAGGACCATGGCGTTTTCTGCGGGTTCTACCAATGTTATCAGAAGCCAAGTCATAG